From one Pagrus major chromosome 21, Pma_NU_1.0 genomic stretch:
- the mapre2 gene encoding microtubule-associated protein RP/EB family member 2 isoform X2, whose protein sequence is MAVNVYSTSITQETMSRHDITAWVNDILCLNYTKVEQLSSGAAYCQFMDLLFPGCISLKKVKFQAKLEHEYIHNFKLLQASFKRMNVDKIIPVEKLVKGRFQDNLDFIQWFKKFFDANYDGKEYDPVAARQGQDAIPPPDPGEQIFNLPKKSHHAASSPTAGASRSSSTTPKSSTPTSRPSSAKKIPVPLAPAKGEKELEAQVTQLTEQVNTLKLALEGVEKERDYYFSKLREVELLCQEQGEENAPFVDRLMEVLYASDEQEGAELAEGDGQEADQQGHEEATDDQQEEQDEY, encoded by the exons ATGGCGGTCAACGTATATTCTACCTCAATAACCCAGGAGACTATGAGCAGGCATGACATCACTGCCTGGGTTAACGATATCCTCTGCCTAAACTATACGAAAGTGGAGCAGCTCTCCTCAG GAGCTGCCTATTGCCAGTTCATGGATCTGCTCTTCCCTGGCTGCATCAGTCTTAAAAAGGTCAAGTTTCAAGCTAAGCTGGAGCACGAGTACAttcacaatttcaaactgttACAAGCGTCCTTCAAAAGGATGAATGTGGACAAG ATAATTCCTGTGGAGAAACTGGTCAAAGGCAGATTTCAGGACAATCTTGATTTCATCCAGTGGTTTAAGAAATTCTTTGATGCCAATTATGACGGTAAAGAGTATGACCCGGTGGCAGCCAGACAGGGTCAGGATGCCATTCCCCCACCTGACCCTGGTGAGCAGATCTTCAACCTGCCAAAGAAGTCCCACCATGCAGCCAGCTCCCCTACTGCAG GAGCGTCAAGGTCGAGCTCAACAACCCCCAAGTCCTCAACACCAACATCTAGACCCTCGTCAGCCAAAAAGATCCCTGTACCATTGGCTCCTGCCAAAGGAGAGAAAGAACTGGAAGCACAGGTCACACAACTTACCGAGCAG GTGAACACACTAAAGTTGGCACTGGAAGGAGTGGAGAAGGAGCGGGACTACTACTTCAGCAAGCTGCGAGAGGTGGAGCTGCTGTGCCAGGAGCAGGGTGAAGAAAACGCCCCTTTTGTCGATCGGCTAATGGAGGTCCTTTACGCCTCAGACGAACAG GAAGGAGCGGAGCTGGCTGAGGGCGATGGACAGGAAGCAGACCAGCAAGGCCACGAGGAGGCAACAGATGatcagcaggaggagcaggatgaATACTGA
- the mapre2 gene encoding microtubule-associated protein RP/EB family member 2 isoform X1, translated as MPGPTQALSPNGENNNDIVPDNGSNIIPYRKNTVRGERAYSWGMAVNVYSTSITQETMSRHDITAWVNDILCLNYTKVEQLSSGAAYCQFMDLLFPGCISLKKVKFQAKLEHEYIHNFKLLQASFKRMNVDKIIPVEKLVKGRFQDNLDFIQWFKKFFDANYDGKEYDPVAARQGQDAIPPPDPGEQIFNLPKKSHHAASSPTAGASRSSSTTPKSSTPTSRPSSAKKIPVPLAPAKGEKELEAQVTQLTEQVNTLKLALEGVEKERDYYFSKLREVELLCQEQGEENAPFVDRLMEVLYASDEQEGAELAEGDGQEADQQGHEEATDDQQEEQDEY; from the exons ATGCCCGGTCCCACCCAAGCCCTTTCCCCAAATGGAGAGAATAACAACGACATCGTCCCGGACAACGGATCCAACATCATTCCTTACAGGAAAAATACAGTGCGGGGAGAGCGCGCCTACAG tTGGGGGATGGCGGTCAACGTATATTCTACCTCAATAACCCAGGAGACTATGAGCAGGCATGACATCACTGCCTGGGTTAACGATATCCTCTGCCTAAACTATACGAAAGTGGAGCAGCTCTCCTCAG GAGCTGCCTATTGCCAGTTCATGGATCTGCTCTTCCCTGGCTGCATCAGTCTTAAAAAGGTCAAGTTTCAAGCTAAGCTGGAGCACGAGTACAttcacaatttcaaactgttACAAGCGTCCTTCAAAAGGATGAATGTGGACAAG ATAATTCCTGTGGAGAAACTGGTCAAAGGCAGATTTCAGGACAATCTTGATTTCATCCAGTGGTTTAAGAAATTCTTTGATGCCAATTATGACGGTAAAGAGTATGACCCGGTGGCAGCCAGACAGGGTCAGGATGCCATTCCCCCACCTGACCCTGGTGAGCAGATCTTCAACCTGCCAAAGAAGTCCCACCATGCAGCCAGCTCCCCTACTGCAG GAGCGTCAAGGTCGAGCTCAACAACCCCCAAGTCCTCAACACCAACATCTAGACCCTCGTCAGCCAAAAAGATCCCTGTACCATTGGCTCCTGCCAAAGGAGAGAAAGAACTGGAAGCACAGGTCACACAACTTACCGAGCAG GTGAACACACTAAAGTTGGCACTGGAAGGAGTGGAGAAGGAGCGGGACTACTACTTCAGCAAGCTGCGAGAGGTGGAGCTGCTGTGCCAGGAGCAGGGTGAAGAAAACGCCCCTTTTGTCGATCGGCTAATGGAGGTCCTTTACGCCTCAGACGAACAG GAAGGAGCGGAGCTGGCTGAGGGCGATGGACAGGAAGCAGACCAGCAAGGCCACGAGGAGGCAACAGATGatcagcaggaggagcaggatgaATACTGA
- the dtna gene encoding dystrobrevin alpha, with the protein MIEDYGQSGDNMADRRQLFVEMRAQELDSIRLSTYRTACKLRFVQKKCNLHLVDIWNVIEAFRENGINTMDLNADLSVARLEVVLSTIFYQLNKRMPTTHQIIVEHSISLLLNFLLAAYDPEGHGKISVFVAKMALATMCGGKILDKLRYIFSQISDSAGIMAYPQFDQFLREVLKLPMAVFEGPSFGYTEQASRTCFAQQKKVSLNTFLDTLMSDPPPQCLVWLPLMHRLANVENVFHPVECSYCHTESMMGFRYRCQQCHNYQLCQDCFWRGHASGSHSNQHQMKEYTSWKSPAKKLSHALSKSLSCASSREPLHPMFPEMPEKPLNLAHIVPPRPVNITNDYSLSHSMPTSGNPYSTKNLPYSKSNDVEQRKPLTGPAPHLLKGRGLNYNLDVADRLADEHALIGLYVNLLQNNPKTCLLESSNHQDEEHSLIARYAARLAADAAAQQQRVPTDLPCSLDANKQQRQLIAELESKNREILQEIQRLRLQHEEASQPPPDRGQQNPTLLAELRLLRQRKDELEQRMSTLQESRRELMVQLEQLMMLLKLEEERKQATQGPGSPRSSPSHTISRPIPTPIHSDSAGTTPTHTPQDSLMGVGGDVQEAFAQGPRRNLRNDLLIAADSITNTMSSLVKELNSEGGSETESTVDSDFGRGDLLASSDPLFTYKPRSSSAAEEESFENDLEQQLEDELKLEELMKHRQEPDKTCMVTLQQ; encoded by the exons ATGATTGAAGACTACGGGCAGAGCGGTGACAACATGGCAGATAGAAGGCAACTGTTCGTCGAGATGA GGGCTCAAGAGTTGGATTCCATACGATTATCGACATACAGAACAGCCTGCAAACTCAGATTTGTGCAGAAGAAATGCAATC TGCATCTGGTTGACATTTGGAATGTCATCGAGGCTTTCCGAGAGAACGGCATCAACACCATGGACCTCAACGCTGACCTCTCTGTGGCTCGTCTAGAAGTGGTGCTGTCCACCATTTTTTACCAGCTGAACAAGCGCATGCCCACCACCCACCAGATCATCGTGGAGCACTCCATCAGCCTGCTGCTCAACTTCCTGCTGGCAGCCTATGACCC GGAGGGCCATGGCAAGATATCTGTCTTTGTTGCGAAGATGGCCCTGGCAACCATGTGTGGAGGGAAAATTCTGGATAAATTAAGAT ATATTTTTTCACAGATATCAGATTCTGCTGGAATAATGGCGTACCCGCAGTTTGACCAATTTCTGAGGGAGGTGCTCAAATTACCTATGGCGGTTTTTGAGGGACCTTCTTTTGGTTATACTGAGCAAGCTTCCAGAACGTGCTTTGCGCAGCAG AAAAAGGTCTCCCTCAATACATTCCTGGATACGTTGATGTCAGACCCGCCCCCTCAGTGTCTGGTGTGGTTACCGCTCATGCATCGGCTCGCCAACGTGGAGAACG TCTTTCACCCGGTCGAGTGCTCCTACTGCCATACTGAGAGTATGATGGGCTTCCGCTACCGCTGCCAGCAATGTCATAATTACCAGCTCTGTCAGGACTGCTTCTGGAGGGGGCATGCCAGCGGTTCCCATAGCAACCAGCACCAAATGAAGGAGTATACGTCATGG aaaTCCCCTGCTAAGAAGTTATCCCATGCCCTCAGTAAGTCACTGAGCTGTGCATCGAGCAGAGAGCCTCTTCACCCCATGTTTCCTGAAATGCCAGAGAAACCTCTCAACCTAGCTCATATTGT GCCACCAAGACCAGTGAACATCACCAATGACTACTCACTCTCCCACTCCATGCCGACATCAGGGAACCCTTACTCCACCAAAAA CTTGCCTTACAGCAAGAGTAATGATGTTGAGCAAAGAAAGCCCTTGACTGGGCCTGCTCCACATCTGTTGAAAGGGAGAGG GTTGAACTACAACCTCGATGTTGCCGATAGACTTGCTGACGAACATGCTCTGATAGGCCTCTATGTGAATCTACTCCAAAACAACCCCAAAACATG TTTGCTGGAGAGCAGTAACCATCAAGATGAAGAGCACAGTCTCATCGCCCGCTATGCTGCTAGACTGGCTGCTGATGCTGCG GCTCAACAGCAGAGGGTCCCCACAGACCTGCCCTGCTCTCTGGATGCCAACAAACAGCAGCGGCAGCTCATCGCCGAGCTCGAGAGCAAAAACAG AGAAATCCTGCAGGAAATCCAGCGGCTGCGCCTTCAGCATGAGGAGGCCTCCCAGCCTCCACCTGACAGGGGTCAGCAGAACCCCACTCTGCTGGCCGAGCTACGACTTCTCAG GCAACGCAAAGATGAGCTTGAACAAAGAATGTCTACTCTGCAGGAGAGTCGCAGGGAACTCATGGTGCAGCTGGAGCAGCTAATGATGCTTCTCAAG ctggaggaggaacGGAAACAAGCT ACTCAGGGTCCTGGCTCTCCACGCTCTTCCCCCAGCCACACCATCAGCCGGCCGATCCCCACACCGATCCACTCGGACTCTGCCGGCACGACCCCGACTCACACACCTCAGGACTCACTCATGGGCGTGGGAGGGGATGTTCAGGAGGCCTTCGCTCAGG GTCCAAGGAGAAATTTGAGAAATGACCTACTCATTGCTGCTGACTCCATCACCAACACAATGTCATCGCTGGTTAAAGAACTCAATTCAG aggGTGGAAGTGAGACTGAGAGCACTGTGGATTCAGACTTTGGACGTGGTGACCTATTGGCCTCTTCAGACCCCTTATTCACATATAAACCAAG GAGTTCCAGcgctgcagaggaggagagcttCGAGAACGatctggagcagcagctggaggacgagCTCAAGTTAGAGGAGCTAATGAAGCACAGGCAGGAACCAGACAAGACATGCATG GTGACGCTGCAGCAGTGA